A single window of Ignisphaera cupida DNA harbors:
- a CDS encoding putative CRISPR-associated protein produces MAGVCYISPVGTSLLSNFSRLFGSRYLSRYSDFGEWHRLSPSDERNVFPHGSVCSALSDGELVNDLIGFVVGQRERSCAEVNGVLGIQRVFGHRFDDVEIVLLYTKTCTAALVSNVLVKAFQELGFPKPVAIELSRIGSVEEFDNGLVELLDKISSIIQERRLRGMRIYINATPGFKAESAFVVLASMLMGVDAAIYIHESFDYPVVIPSLPIAIRRDEIEPLLKVFGEESSIHINAFVSALGYSKLREYIDKGVVVIRGEEVVLRPWIKHLVKKS; encoded by the coding sequence TTGGCTGGTGTTTGCTACATATCTCCTGTTGGCACTTCGCTTTTGAGCAACTTTAGCAGGTTGTTTGGGTCTAGGTATTTGTCTAGGTATAGCGATTTTGGGGAGTGGCACAGGTTATCGCCATCTGATGAGAGGAATGTGTTTCCTCATGGCTCTGTCTGTAGCGCTTTGAGTGATGGGGAGTTGGTTAATGATTTGATTGGTTTTGTTGTTGGTCAGAGGGAGAGGAGCTGTGCTGAGGTCAATGGTGTTTTGGGTATTCAGAGGGTTTTTGGCCACAGGTTTGATGATGTTGAAATAGTTTTGCTTTACACAAAAACATGTACAGCTGCTCTTGTTTCAAACGTTCTTGTGAAGGCTTTTCAGGAGCTTGGTTTTCCAAAGCCTGTTGCAATTGAGTTGAGTAGGATTGGCAGTGTTGAGGAGTTTGACAATGGTCTTGTCGAGCTATTGGATAAGATTTCTAGTATTATTCAAGAGAGAAGGTTGAGGGGCATGAGAATATACATAAACGCTACACCTGGATTCAAAGCAGAATCAGCATTTGTTGTTCTAGCATCTATGCTTATGGGCGTTGACGCAGCTATATACATTCATGAGAGCTTTGACTACCCAGTTGTGATACCCTCTCTACCAATAGCTATTAGGAGAGATGAGATAGAGCCGTTGCTAAAGGTTTTTGGAGAGGAAAGCTCTATACACATAAACGCATTTGTTAGTGCACTGGGTTATTCAAAGCTTAGAGAATACATTGACAAAGGCGTTGTTGTTATCAGGGGTGAGGAGGTGGTTCTAAGACCGTGGATAAAACACCTTGTTAAGAAGAGCTAG
- a CDS encoding MBL fold metallo-hydrolase, which yields MIVVKAFVLGVLKTSTYVVYDDLSKDAFIVDPGDKSFDVVSFVTSKGLRVRAVVATHGHFDHVLGVDFLRSALGAEFYMHSDDVWVAYWSAELARRWGIEVGSIPKPDKTLCGGDVLELGSIKIGVVHTPGHSPGSTSLYVESIKTLFTGDTLFREAVGRTDLLGGSEEMLRQSIKRIFTFFPPETVVYPGHGPFTTLGHEYERNMFVRMFLGLQT from the coding sequence ATGATTGTTGTAAAAGCATTTGTTTTGGGTGTGCTTAAAACGAGTACCTATGTTGTTTACGATGATTTATCCAAAGATGCTTTTATTGTTGATCCTGGTGACAAGTCATTTGATGTTGTGAGTTTTGTGACTAGCAAGGGTTTGAGGGTTAGAGCTGTTGTGGCTACTCATGGCCACTTCGACCATGTTCTAGGTGTTGATTTTCTGAGGAGTGCTCTTGGTGCTGAGTTTTATATGCATAGTGATGATGTTTGGGTTGCTTATTGGAGTGCTGAGCTTGCTAGGAGGTGGGGCATTGAGGTGGGGAGTATTCCAAAGCCAGACAAGACGCTTTGTGGTGGTGATGTTCTTGAGCTTGGCTCTATAAAAATTGGTGTTGTTCACACACCTGGTCATAGCCCAGGATCAACATCTCTGTATGTAGAATCCATCAAAACACTTTTCACAGGTGATACACTGTTTAGAGAAGCTGTTGGTAGAACTGATCTGCTTGGAGGATCCGAGGAGATGCTTAGGCAAAGCATAAAAAGAATATTCACATTTTTTCCACCTGAAACAGTTGTTTACCCTGGTCACGGCCCATTCACAACGCTTGGTCATGAGTATGAGAGAAACATGTTTGTTAGAATGTTTCTTGGTTTGCAAACCTAG
- a CDS encoding PaREP1 family protein — MKLKVMAARFINWLCKFRNWNPKMELKEEQTNISRLMFIARSYLNEAFELLEKGYVHDAAEKVWASVKSATEALALKYHGTTRPSHGVSWRRFVGEVFTRVGLSEREAEELADYFIDVRDRLHGGVFYGFFYEEEEHRPLIEKARRYLELVSKLLNTNT; from the coding sequence ATGAAATTGAAAGTGATGGCCGCCAGGTTTATAAACTGGTTGTGCAAGTTTCGTAACTGGAACCCAAAAATGGAATTGAAAGAGGAGCAAACAAACATAAGCAGATTAATGTTTATAGCTAGAAGTTATCTTAACGAGGCCTTTGAGTTGCTTGAAAAGGGTTATGTTCACGACGCGGCTGAGAAGGTTTGGGCTTCTGTTAAGAGTGCTACTGAGGCTCTTGCGCTGAAGTACCACGGTACTACTAGGCCTTCCCACGGCGTTAGCTGGAGGAGGTTTGTTGGAGAGGTGTTTACAAGGGTGGGGCTCAGCGAGAGGGAGGCTGAGGAGCTTGCAGACTACTTCATAGATGTTAGGGATAGGCTCCATGGCGGTGTTTTCTACGGGTTCTTCTATGAGGAGGAGGAGCACAGGCCTCTAATAGAGAAAGCGAGAAGGTATTTAGAGCTGGTAAGCAAGCTTCTGAACACAAACACCTAA
- a CDS encoding DUF2099 family protein, whose protein sequence is MRFHEALVMGSVVRIYENGFVEVVEKPRNLFCPYMLRVYGVRKSCEDVVEHVVKLKMVVFGLFTSRRGFVTSKVVSFGTSEIVSWGMEKGFFDCAVVVCDGAGTVVAKKSELVQGIGAVMNGLLKTYPISEVIKTVEDMGGVVLDKENALIDQVKGVSKAAEIGCRKVAVSVIGARCWEISEVREAEKKLGIDVTVFSTCNTLAKQECITHMEKADYVCTSANEMIRKALAEKALMQLGVTIPVYIMSRKMKDIILEYLKELDEKLLIRRVKLPYEEKYTATCSNCEWL, encoded by the coding sequence TTGAGATTTCACGAAGCCCTTGTCATGGGCTCTGTGGTTAGAATCTATGAAAATGGTTTTGTTGAGGTTGTTGAGAAGCCGAGGAATCTTTTTTGCCCATATATGCTGAGAGTTTATGGGGTTAGGAAAAGCTGTGAAGATGTTGTTGAACATGTTGTGAAGCTTAAAATGGTTGTGTTTGGTTTGTTCACATCTAGAAGAGGGTTTGTTACAAGCAAAGTTGTTTCTTTTGGCACATCAGAAATTGTTTCGTGGGGTATGGAAAAAGGTTTTTTCGATTGCGCAGTTGTTGTTTGTGATGGTGCTGGAACTGTTGTTGCCAAGAAATCAGAGCTTGTTCAAGGTATTGGAGCTGTTATGAATGGTCTTCTCAAAACATATCCAATTTCAGAAGTGATTAAAACTGTTGAGGATATGGGTGGAGTTGTTTTGGATAAGGAAAATGCTTTAATTGATCAAGTGAAAGGTGTTTCGAAAGCTGCTGAAATTGGATGTAGAAAAGTTGCTGTTAGTGTTATTGGTGCTAGATGCTGGGAGATTTCAGAGGTGAGAGAAGCTGAGAAAAAGCTGGGAATAGATGTAACAGTGTTTTCAACATGCAACACACTAGCAAAGCAAGAGTGCATAACCCACATGGAGAAAGCAGACTATGTTTGTACAAGTGCAAATGAGATGATTAGAAAGGCTTTAGCTGAAAAAGCTTTGATGCAACTAGGTGTAACAATACCTGTGTACATAATGTCTAGAAAAATGAAGGATATCATATTGGAGTATTTGAAGGAGCTAGACGAAAAGCTTTTGATAAGAAGAGTGAAGCTTCCATACGAAGAAAAGTATACAGCAACGTGTAGCAATTGTGAATGGCTATAA
- a CDS encoding N-formylglutamate amidohydrolase → MSFDSLDGFIVVEGSYPLLITALHGFGTDMYKHVVKVLRKCLRRLGYDKLFGFYNELGHFLRYGSAVDLFTWEIAYKVAVSENAWAVLPTLSKVDFVDGLAMPDYNLNKWYAEKSPFWLFVEDVVRRYGVRVVVDIHGMKNVSKWPDICISTRGFSSASKQLAEIIANVFRSYKLKTAFDYPFFGGAFIAYFGKPPQVEALAIEIKRSLRFYKSNIPAIVREAVKAVKKYIEMQNSL, encoded by the coding sequence TTGAGTTTCGATTCTTTGGATGGTTTCATAGTTGTTGAGGGTAGTTACCCACTTCTAATCACAGCTTTGCATGGTTTTGGAACAGATATGTATAAACATGTTGTAAAGGTTTTGAGGAAATGCTTAAGGCGTTTGGGCTATGACAAACTGTTTGGTTTTTATAATGAGCTTGGCCATTTTCTTAGATATGGGTCTGCAGTTGATTTGTTTACATGGGAAATTGCGTACAAGGTTGCTGTTTCTGAAAATGCATGGGCTGTTTTACCAACTTTGAGTAAGGTTGATTTTGTTGATGGTCTTGCAATGCCTGATTATAATCTCAATAAGTGGTATGCTGAAAAATCTCCTTTTTGGCTTTTTGTAGAAGATGTTGTGAGAAGATATGGGGTTAGAGTGGTTGTGGATATTCATGGAATGAAGAATGTTTCTAAGTGGCCAGATATATGCATATCGACAAGAGGCTTCTCATCAGCTTCTAAACAACTTGCAGAAATCATTGCAAATGTTTTTAGAAGCTACAAACTCAAAACAGCTTTTGACTATCCATTTTTTGGAGGAGCATTCATAGCATATTTTGGTAAACCACCACAGGTAGAGGCTTTGGCTATAGAGATTAAGAGAAGTCTAAGATTCTACAAATCCAATATACCTGCTATAGTGAGAGAAGCTGTGAAAGCTGTTAAGAAATATATTGAGATGCAAAACTCTTTGTGA
- a CDS encoding transcriptional regulator, with translation MFEELYESIRERIAKFLESSEEPVSAEKIANVFDLDVKDVYIHLEHIAKSIRRESGNRKALLMTPPRCRKCGYVFKDLEKPKKPSKCPRCKSEWIEPPKFIVRSL, from the coding sequence ATGTTTGAAGAGCTTTATGAGAGTATTAGAGAGAGAATTGCGAAGTTTTTAGAGAGTTCTGAGGAGCCTGTTTCAGCTGAGAAAATAGCAAATGTTTTTGATTTAGATGTAAAAGATGTTTATATTCATTTGGAGCATATTGCTAAAAGCATTAGGAGGGAGAGTGGTAATAGAAAAGCTCTTTTAATGACACCACCAAGGTGTAGAAAATGTGGCTATGTTTTCAAGGATCTTGAAAAACCTAAGAAGCCTTCTAAATGCCCAAGGTGCAAAAGTGAGTGGATCGAACCTCCAAAATTCATTGTGAGAAGTTTGTAG
- a CDS encoding NAD(P)/FAD-dependent oxidoreductase gives MNNPKIEPILNTVVTKIIGSSKVEAIKIKNVNTGEERIINVDGIFIEIESQPPVELLKKIGLELDENGYIAVKPDVSTNLPGVFAAGDVAGRPHKVRFEQIVVAVAEGAIAANSAYHYILKVKKI, from the coding sequence TTGAATAATCCAAAAATTGAACCAATTCTAAACACAGTTGTTACCAAGATCATTGGAAGCAGCAAGGTAGAGGCAATAAAAATTAAAAATGTTAACACAGGGGAGGAGAGAATTATCAACGTTGACGGGATTTTCATAGAAATTGAATCTCAACCACCTGTAGAATTGTTAAAGAAAATTGGTTTAGAACTTGATGAAAATGGGTACATAGCTGTGAAACCAGATGTGAGCACAAACCTGCCAGGAGTTTTTGCAGCAGGTGATGTTGCTGGCAGACCACACAAAGTGAGATTTGAACAAATAGTTGTTGCAGTGGCTGAAGGGGCTATAGCAGCAAATTCAGCATATCACTACATTCTAAAGGTTAAGAAAATCTAG
- a CDS encoding FAD-dependent oxidoreductase has product MAIGCEKRKLGVPGEDRLIGRGVSYCAVCDAPFFRDRVVGGGDSALGSALHLTSFARKVYVIHRRNVLKHF; this is encoded by the coding sequence ATTGCTATTGGATGTGAGAAGAGGAAGCTTGGTGTTCCTGGCGAGGATAGGTTGATTGGAAGAGGTGTTTCCTATTGTGCTGTTTGCGATGCTCCTTTCTTTAGAGATAGAGTTGTTGGTGGAGGAGACTCAGCTTTGGGTAGTGCTCTTCACCTAACCTCCTTTGCTAGAAAAGTCTATGTTATTCACAGAAGAAATGTTTTAAAGCATTTCTAA
- a CDS encoding cobalamin B12-binding domain-containing protein produces MDSRSNVLNKMYSGIVNLESVKQYCEEAIGFGVNIQDVIGVVTKALEVVGKKYEEGEYFLSELIMAGEIVKECFEVFELHIPSSQRQFIGRIVVGTVEGDLHDIGKNLFIMFSKSMGFEVIDLGVDVPPQKFVDAIKQYNPDIVAMSALITTALSSIEKTMKALKEHGLRDKVKVIIGGAAVSKEFVESVGADAGGVDAFEGALICRKWVEEKAKQNR; encoded by the coding sequence TTGGATTCTCGAAGCAATGTTTTAAATAAGATGTATAGTGGTATTGTGAATCTTGAGTCTGTTAAACAATATTGTGAAGAAGCCATTGGGTTTGGTGTAAATATTCAGGATGTTATTGGTGTTGTGACAAAAGCTCTTGAAGTTGTTGGTAAGAAGTATGAGGAGGGTGAGTACTTCTTGTCTGAACTTATAATGGCTGGTGAAATTGTTAAGGAGTGTTTTGAAGTGTTTGAATTGCATATACCTAGTAGCCAACGCCAGTTTATTGGTAGAATTGTTGTTGGAACTGTTGAGGGGGATCTTCATGATATTGGCAAAAATCTTTTCATAATGTTTTCAAAGTCTATGGGTTTTGAGGTTATTGATCTTGGTGTTGATGTACCTCCACAAAAATTTGTTGATGCAATAAAGCAGTACAACCCAGACATAGTTGCAATGTCAGCACTTATAACAACTGCGCTATCATCAATTGAGAAAACTATGAAGGCTCTTAAAGAGCATGGTCTTAGAGACAAGGTTAAGGTGATTATTGGTGGTGCTGCTGTATCGAAAGAGTTTGTAGAAAGTGTTGGTGCTGATGCTGGTGGTGTAGACGCATTTGAAGGTGCTCTCATATGTAGAAAGTGGGTTGAGGAAAAAGCAAAACAGAATAGATGA
- a CDS encoding uroporphyrinogen decarboxylase family protein gives MHKPLTHRERLLRVFSFQSVDRVPNYEFGYWKETIDRWHNEGLPQHIKSDKDVEKYLGLEGIESLESIPVVVGLWPPPIEFVLREEDDKEVVADGLGGIYVRKKYVSAVPHYIRFPIRSKDDWKKIKRFLDFETPGRISLNWSDIVEKYRNRDYPLRIFVGSLVGWLRDWMGIEGLSKAFYRDPDWVEEMVDTIADLVVKILDVVLRDVVPDMAWFWEDIAYNKGPLISPKLFEKYIVPRYKRITKLLNAYGVKIVVVDCDGNIELLVPGWLDGGVNCMFPLEARYVDPYKLRREYGEKILLMGGVDKMALIAGEKAIDKELERLTPLLEEGGYIPTVDHRVPPEVSYKNYLYYIERKREWLEKHHP, from the coding sequence ATGCACAAACCTCTTACACATAGAGAGCGTCTTCTAAGGGTTTTCAGTTTTCAAAGTGTTGATAGAGTACCTAACTACGAGTTTGGGTATTGGAAAGAAACAATAGATAGATGGCATAACGAGGGTCTTCCACAGCACATCAAATCTGATAAGGATGTTGAGAAATACCTTGGTCTAGAAGGTATTGAGAGTTTAGAGAGCATACCTGTAGTAGTTGGCTTGTGGCCTCCGCCAATAGAATTTGTTTTGAGGGAGGAAGACGATAAGGAGGTTGTTGCTGATGGGCTTGGAGGAATCTATGTTAGAAAGAAGTATGTTTCTGCAGTACCACACTACATCAGATTCCCAATTAGAAGTAAAGATGATTGGAAGAAGATTAAAAGGTTTCTCGATTTCGAAACACCTGGTAGAATTTCTCTAAATTGGAGCGATATTGTTGAAAAGTATAGGAATAGGGACTACCCATTGAGAATATTTGTTGGTAGCTTAGTTGGGTGGCTAAGAGATTGGATGGGGATAGAGGGCTTGTCAAAAGCTTTTTACAGAGACCCTGACTGGGTTGAGGAAATGGTTGATACAATAGCTGATCTAGTTGTTAAAATACTAGATGTTGTGTTAAGAGATGTTGTACCTGATATGGCGTGGTTTTGGGAGGATATAGCCTATAACAAAGGCCCTCTAATCTCCCCCAAGCTCTTCGAAAAATATATTGTGCCAAGATACAAGAGAATAACAAAACTTTTAAACGCCTATGGGGTTAAGATAGTTGTTGTTGATTGCGATGGGAATATAGAGCTTCTTGTACCTGGCTGGCTCGATGGCGGGGTAAACTGCATGTTCCCACTTGAGGCAAGGTATGTAGATCCATATAAACTCAGAAGAGAATATGGCGAAAAGATTCTTCTCATGGGTGGTGTAGACAAAATGGCTTTGATAGCAGGTGAAAAAGCTATTGATAAAGAACTTGAGAGACTAACTCCACTGCTTGAGGAAGGTGGATACATACCAACAGTAGATCATAGAGTACCTCCAGAGGTTTCATACAAAAACTACCTGTACTACATAGAGAGAAAAAGAGAGTGGCTGGAAAAGCACCATCCATAA
- a CDS encoding HEPN domain-containing protein has product MSFDRYRDWFEEAIDDFEAAQILLEMGKWSKACFFSHQAVEKALKALLIKKLGVYRHTHSVAALINEISSRIALPSDLAKLASKLDRYYIPTRYPSAWPSLPPHKHYSRSDAEEAVRIAYEVINFVKRTIETDS; this is encoded by the coding sequence ATGAGTTTTGATAGGTATAGGGATTGGTTTGAAGAAGCTATTGATGATTTTGAAGCTGCTCAGATACTGCTTGAAATGGGTAAGTGGAGCAAAGCTTGTTTCTTTTCTCATCAAGCTGTTGAAAAAGCTTTGAAGGCCCTTTTAATCAAAAAACTTGGTGTTTATAGACATACCCACAGCGTTGCTGCTCTCATAAACGAAATCTCATCTAGAATAGCTCTGCCCAGCGATCTTGCGAAGTTGGCTAGCAAACTTGATAGATACTACATACCCACGAGATATCCAAGTGCATGGCCATCTCTACCTCCACACAAGCACTATTCAAGAAGTGATGCTGAGGAAGCTGTTAGAATTGCTTATGAGGTGATAAACTTTGTTAAGAGAACCATTGAGACAGATTCTTAG
- a CDS encoding nucleotidyltransferase domain-containing protein, with translation MLREPLRQILSKENVRDLTEELTQLLENIAKTYKPLKIVITGSLAEDKFVRGLSDIDVLVVVKEMRENMERFLMHSIKDVDVEITIVSEKELEEAIKRGNEFYIQAIEKGIVVYTS, from the coding sequence TTGTTAAGAGAACCATTGAGACAGATTCTTAGCAAAGAAAATGTTAGAGATTTGACTGAGGAGCTAACCCAGCTACTTGAAAACATTGCAAAAACATATAAACCACTAAAGATAGTAATAACAGGATCTCTAGCTGAGGACAAGTTTGTGAGAGGGTTAAGCGATATAGATGTTCTTGTAGTAGTCAAGGAAATGAGAGAGAATATGGAGAGATTTCTCATGCACTCAATAAAAGATGTTGATGTGGAAATAACAATAGTTTCGGAAAAAGAACTTGAAGAAGCTATTAAGAGAGGCAATGAATTCTATATACAAGCAATTGAAAAAGGCATAGTTGTTTACACCTCCTAA
- a CDS encoding uroporphyrinogen decarboxylase family protein, whose product MPKKGYYFEGFNRVKPPLGDINSVSDVKNYDWSSAKISTEHLEFLKKRAEWLYKNTDYALLFFSGYAYLGGCAMGFHEWGQGLRGWAKWLADLRVRKPLAEAILDQMMEILKYNVENIVSTLKDYVQVIAFGDDFGTEEGPQISVEIFREFYKHRFEELFSIVKRRSKMFIYFHSCGSIYPIIKELIDAGIDAINPVQISAKGMDPEKLKRDYGEQVTFWGGGADTQHVLPFAKPDEVVEHVKKLIKIFAPGGGFVFASVHNIQPPTPPENIVAMFETAYKYGKYPIRAS is encoded by the coding sequence ATGCCTAAGAAGGGATATTATTTTGAGGGTTTTAACAGAGTTAAACCCCCGCTTGGCGATATAAATAGTGTTAGCGATGTTAAAAACTATGATTGGAGCAGTGCCAAAATCTCTACAGAGCATCTGGAGTTTCTTAAAAAGCGTGCTGAGTGGCTATACAAAAACACGGATTACGCTCTACTATTCTTCTCAGGATATGCATATTTGGGAGGATGCGCAATGGGTTTTCATGAGTGGGGTCAGGGGCTTAGGGGCTGGGCAAAGTGGTTAGCAGATCTAAGAGTCAGAAAGCCATTAGCCGAGGCAATACTGGATCAAATGATGGAGATTCTCAAATACAATGTAGAGAACATTGTTTCTACACTAAAAGACTATGTTCAAGTTATTGCTTTTGGTGATGATTTTGGTACTGAGGAGGGTCCTCAAATTAGTGTTGAAATTTTTAGAGAGTTTTATAAGCATAGATTTGAAGAGTTGTTTAGTATTGTTAAGAGAAGAAGTAAAATGTTTATATATTTCCATAGCTGCGGCTCTATATACCCAATAATTAAAGAGCTTATTGATGCTGGTATAGATGCTATTAACCCTGTTCAAATATCTGCTAAGGGTATGGACCCTGAGAAGCTTAAGAGGGATTATGGTGAGCAAGTAACATTCTGGGGTGGTGGCGCGGATACCCAACATGTTTTACCATTTGCAAAACCTGATGAGGTTGTTGAGCATGTTAAGAAGTTGATCAAGATATTTGCTCCTGGCGGTGGATTCGTTTTTGCATCAGTACACAATATTCAGCCACCAACACCACCAGAAAACATTGTTGCAATGTTTGAAACAGCTTATAAATATGGTAAATACCCAATAAGAGCTAGCTAA
- a CDS encoding cobalamin B12-binding domain-containing protein: MSNVLNSIVDSLANLDMDNIIKFVKEAIEKFDVRSVIDALAEGMRVVGEKYERGEYFVSDLIVSAEIFNEAMNIVKPKILELRKEVKPIGRVVIGTVYGDIHDIGKNLVKTFLEANGFEVIDLEVDVPVEKFVEAVKQYNPDIVGMSALLTSTMIHMKDVIDALKKEGLRDKVKIIVGGAPITEEFAKSIGADAYGENAYKAVEICKKLVEELRKTCNTSLYPCPLSIQ; this comes from the coding sequence ATGAGCAACGTTTTGAATTCTATTGTTGATTCCCTAGCCAATTTAGATATGGATAACATTATAAAATTTGTTAAAGAAGCTATTGAAAAATTTGATGTTAGAAGTGTTATAGATGCTCTTGCAGAGGGTATGAGAGTTGTTGGTGAAAAGTATGAAAGGGGTGAGTACTTTGTTTCGGATTTGATAGTATCTGCAGAAATATTTAATGAGGCTATGAATATTGTTAAGCCAAAGATTTTAGAGCTTAGAAAAGAGGTTAAGCCTATTGGAAGAGTTGTTATAGGTACTGTCTATGGAGATATTCACGACATTGGAAAGAATCTTGTGAAAACATTTTTAGAGGCAAACGGTTTTGAGGTTATTGATCTTGAAGTAGATGTTCCAGTTGAGAAATTTGTTGAAGCTGTTAAGCAGTACAACCCAGATATTGTTGGTATGAGTGCTTTACTAACATCAACAATGATTCACATGAAAGATGTTATAGATGCTCTCAAGAAAGAGGGTTTGAGAGACAAGGTGAAGATTATTGTTGGTGGAGCACCAATAACAGAGGAATTTGCAAAATCAATTGGAGCAGATGCATATGGTGAAAACGCATATAAAGCAGTGGAAATATGCAAGAAACTAGTGGAGGAGCTTAGGAAAACATGTAATACCTCGTTATACCCATGCCCTCTTTCAATCCAATAA
- a CDS encoding AAA family ATPase, producing the protein MLFDPKPKRCRKDLYDFNEEFNMLSRFLGEPLVVVTGLRRTGKTSLILTVLEESGKPYIFVDARSVSRSWRDLYTAISTGFSDFMAKASRFSGFRDSLLRFLKIIKGVSVMGVSIEFSWGRDRPLLTQIFTALNEAAEEHNLKIIIVFDEAQLFTGVFARALQNAIAYSYDHLKNLSFIVSGSEMNVLYKWFRDPEAPLYGRAFLEVKTRRLSREESMNFLEKGFSELGYRVPMDEIEMVVNKLDGVIGWLTYYGYLRVFQNRLVDDIWREAVELARKELENFLMYRVSRERYRKVLRLLAQGVREWGKLKQMLENAEGKTISDRVLHEILHTLRNHTIIDDENNFLDPITREAAKTL; encoded by the coding sequence ATGCTTTTTGATCCAAAGCCTAAGAGGTGTAGAAAAGATTTGTATGATTTTAATGAGGAGTTCAACATGTTGAGTAGGTTTTTGGGTGAGCCTCTTGTTGTTGTTACTGGTTTGAGGAGAACTGGTAAAACATCTCTTATTCTAACTGTTTTAGAGGAGAGTGGAAAGCCATACATATTTGTTGATGCAAGATCTGTTTCAAGGTCTTGGAGAGATTTGTATACTGCGATTTCTACAGGTTTTTCAGATTTCATGGCTAAAGCATCTAGGTTTAGTGGTTTTCGTGATTCTTTGCTAAGGTTTTTGAAGATAATCAAAGGTGTTTCTGTGATGGGTGTTAGCATAGAGTTTAGCTGGGGTAGAGACAGGCCATTGCTAACACAAATATTTACAGCTTTGAATGAAGCTGCTGAGGAGCACAACCTCAAAATAATCATAGTGTTTGACGAGGCCCAGCTGTTTACAGGGGTTTTTGCAAGGGCTTTGCAAAACGCTATTGCTTATTCCTATGACCATTTAAAGAATCTATCTTTTATTGTTAGCGGATCTGAAATGAATGTTCTATACAAGTGGTTTAGAGATCCTGAGGCACCACTATATGGCAGAGCATTTCTAGAGGTGAAGACAAGGAGGCTTAGCAGAGAAGAGTCAATGAATTTTCTTGAGAAAGGCTTTAGCGAACTCGGGTATAGAGTGCCAATGGATGAAATTGAGATGGTTGTAAACAAACTTGATGGTGTGATAGGTTGGCTAACATACTACGGCTATCTAAGGGTATTCCAAAACAGATTAGTTGATGATATATGGAGAGAAGCTGTTGAGTTAGCTAGGAAGGAGCTTGAGAACTTCCTCATGTATAGAGTAAGTAGAGAAAGGTATAGAAAGGTTCTGAGACTTCTAGCCCAGGGAGTTAGGGAGTGGGGAAAACTAAAACAAATGCTAGAAAATGCTGAGGGGAAAACAATTAGCGATAGAGTTTTGCATGAAATACTACACACACTAAGAAACCACACAATAATAGATGATGAAAACAACTTTCTAGATCCAATAACAAGAGAAGCAGCTAAAACACTGTAA
- a CDS encoding ATP-binding protein — MKESSYTIHIEELDRVVSFVDGEKEFSQLREVVFRGTVFPFVIYGPEGCGKTSLLRFVARELRSYGDTVVVYVDALEGFDVEKALFSSHREIIDFVQNLISVPLGASIARAVMRVVSRFAQGVGIENRNVVVILDDVYRYTKSLYEWIGYLHEKYRVSNTAIVLTTSEGISKRILSKHTYVSIHMMWNLPRRGFEEFVEQLNPHIDVEEIWM, encoded by the coding sequence TTGAAAGAATCTAGTTACACTATTCATATTGAGGAGCTTGATAGGGTTGTGAGTTTTGTTGACGGGGAGAAGGAGTTTTCACAGCTTAGAGAAGTTGTGTTTAGGGGTACTGTATTTCCTTTTGTTATCTACGGTCCAGAGGGATGTGGCAAAACATCTCTTCTTAGGTTTGTGGCTAGGGAGTTGAGAAGCTATGGAGACACAGTTGTTGTTTATGTAGATGCTTTGGAGGGTTTTGATGTTGAAAAAGCCTTGTTTTCATCGCATAGAGAAATAATTGATTTTGTGCAGAATCTAATCTCAGTTCCTTTAGGTGCTTCAATAGCCAGAGCTGTTATGAGGGTTGTTAGCAGGTTTGCTCAGGGTGTTGGTATTGAGAATAGAAATGTTGTTGTTATTCTTGATGATGTTTATAGATATACAAAGTCTTTGTATGAATGGATTGGCTATCTACATGAGAAGTACAGAGTTTCTAACACAGCCATAGTTCTAACAACATCTGAGGGAATTTCAAAGAGGATTCTATCTAAACACACATACGTGTCTATACACATGATGTGGAATCTTCCTAGAAGAGGTTTTGAGGAATTTGTTGAGCAGCTAAACCCGCATATAGATGTTGAAGAAATTTGGATGTGA